One genomic region from Salvia hispanica cultivar TCC Black 2014 chromosome 2, UniMelb_Shisp_WGS_1.0, whole genome shotgun sequence encodes:
- the LOC125204090 gene encoding uncharacterized protein LOC125204090: MSLACLVCHGVESPSHSFRSYSVSSSDNEGRCSAIASCLARKTALPHSRANHGFASSKVMPQPLPSTGVAGPPRLVRSHAVRRDIVRDWNFDEER; encoded by the coding sequence ATGAGTCTGGCATGTCTCGTATGCCATGGCGTAGAGAGTCCATCACATTCCTTCCGAAGCTACTCCGTGTCAAGCTCTGACAACGAAGGGAGATGCTCGGCTATCGCAAGCTGCTTGGCCAGAAAAACCGCACTCCCGCACTCAAGAGCCAATCACGGGTTCGCGTCTTCTAAGGTGATGCCCCAGCCCCTTCCAAGCACCGGCGTTGCCGGCCCTCCAAGGCTTGTCCGGAGCCATGCTGTGAGAAGGGACATCGTGAGGGACTGGAACTTTGACGAGGAGCGTTAG
- the LOC125204694 gene encoding putative 1-phosphatidylinositol-3-phosphate 5-kinase FAB1D, whose amino-acid sequence MCHYCGAKLAKSSDCTEQENGHSPALDSGHLIKSCKLCGDISVDANLCERRYIEDSGTDSSQEDSISLLKGSMDDSVSAITLNGFRQADDTVKPESRQVSDVVSLMPSENIGDAESAEVQAGSDNNVERSSSCVDESSDMSSLNDEINAEFWLPPESEDQEDDVLGSISNYDDDDDECGYGAAWAKPSSLSSFEEGSGSQRFKEEKLKAMHDVKHGKFRSLVSQLVKSVGVCSSGNDGEDWVDIVTSLSWEAANFVRPDALEGKAMDPDGYVKIKCIAAGSRSQSQLIKGLVFKKHAAHKHMPTKYKSPRLLLIHGALELSSGGLSSFESMQQEKDNLKTIIDMIDMYHPNVILVEKSVSRDIQESILAKGITLVFDMKLHRLERVARCIGSPILASEVGIGQRLRQCDSFHIEKFVEEYAPPKEGGKKQSKTLMFLEGAPTRLACTILLMGANSDELKRIKCVIRCAVVMAYHLMLETSFLLDQTAMFSTISPNEVVDLALTDIKSTLVGTYDSTAFADKPCNAEVNKPLALNFHMSDQFHKDKSQNLISSEGNSSLSFEACNPETFPGLSISTSIQRVMDDSFPFFSNSPQNKQSQLDFDKTNQDGQDGKYNVQISSVQEDKHDRENLLNNQQPHLLKSSDTLENCCDGTKDQTQGKDEINSVLDSESILVLMSKRNASLGSICEHRHFSHIKFYRSFDVPLGKFLQENLLNQRLQCDVCSELPEAHFYYYAHHNKQLTIQVRRLPARKSLPGETDGKLWMWSRCGRCKLRDGSPKSTKRVLISTAARGLSFGKFLELSFSNHSSFSSPSCCGHSYHKDFLYFFGLGPMVAMFKYTPVLTYSVSLPSQMIQFNYSGGGEFLKKDSENVYSKGISMFIEIEKCLMDLRNRYVGVTLNIQGSKMEFSDIVEMLREERSQFEVEVQNATNGSEDGAVCKILSLNRVRLDLMLESCIWDRRLHALLSSEFKVIDSDSVKEDDIFGQPLSGDDTAVEEISGSEIKQDFEERDDYPIKEIPIDEHVKGSTGDKSTPNVAENGVAPHIGRLNENGAGAHDFLVKPTPEDHFDSVEGNSVQGNLDSAMELQTGRIISISSDIEGVGSDPNNSLRFKQYLSMFSNLENGKGWVWAPFADIRREYIEDLQRGYLPKFESCSSYDAESTAQKLISDEGSRLHIPLGVDDYIVSDYEDEFSSIIACALTLLKDDAVATDDLTVDVQRERGTESKSIEGSQSLPRMFSLAAPNWSSFGSFDSDSMHSPSASMENLHSSSFDGLNLLESLVSYGASHPEVSMGLGKYPGKRKYSVVCVYASQFRQLRDRCCPSEVNYIASLSRCRYWNAKGGKSKSFFAKTLDDRFIIKEIKRTEFESFMKFATNYFDYMNECYEKGNQTCLAKILGIYQVVIRAPKNGKETRHDLLVMENLSFGRQISKQYDLKGALHARLTAENGAGDVLLDQNFVNDMNISPLYVSRKSKRNLQRAVYNDTNFLNSINVMDYSLLVGVDTQRRELVCGIIDYLRQYTWDKQLENWVKSSLVVPKNQLPTIVSPREYKKRFRKFIDTYFLSVPDHWCSQRSSNPCQLCGPSLGNGSFNAISSKPGSEDEDSSHGASQDQGTRGAGSLKSPDHDEQDGPFS is encoded by the exons ATGTGCCATTACTGTGGTGCAAAGCTTGCAAAATCAAGTGACTGCACAGAGCAGGAAAATGGGCATTCTCCAGCACTAGATAGTGGGCATTTGATCAAGTCCTGCAAGTTGTGTG GTGATATTTCTGTTGATGCAAACTTATGTGAGAG GAGATACATAGAGGATAGCGGCACTGATAGTAGTCAAGAAGATTCTATTTCCTTATTAAAGGGAAGCATGGATGACTCTGTTTCAGCAATTACTTTAAATGGTTTTCGCCAAGCTGATGACACGGTGAAGCCTGAAAGTAGGCAAGTTAGTGATGTTGTAAGTTTGATGCCTAGCGAAAATATAGGAGATGCAGAAAGTGCAGAAGTTCAGGCAGGATCAGATAACAATGTGGAAAGATCAAGTTCTTGTGTCGATGAGTCATCCGACATGTCTTCTTTGAACGATGAAATAAATGCTGAGTTTTGGCTTCCTCCAGAATCAGAAGACCAAGAAGACGATGTGTTAGGAAGCATATCAAActatgatgatgatgacgatgaGTGTGGTTACGGTGCAGCATGGGCTAAACCTAGTTCTTTGAGCAGCTTTGAAGAAGGTAGTGGAAGTCAAAGAttcaaagaggaaaaactTAAAGCCATGCATGACGTGAAGCATGGTAAGTTCAGGTCTCTTGTTAGTCAACTAGTGAAATCTGTGGGTGTCTGTTCTTCTGGAAACGATGGCGAGGATTGGGTTGATATAGTGACTTCTCTATCATGGGAGGCTGCTAATTTTGTGAGACCGGATGCACTCGAGGGTAAGGCAATGGATCCTGATGGATATGTAAAGATCAAATGTATTGCAGCTGGTTCCCGCTCACAGAG CCAACTGATAAAAGGTCTAGTCTTCAAAAAGCATGCTGCTCATAAACACATgccaacaaaatataaaagccCAAGACTGCTGCTGATCCATGGTGCACTTGAACTTTCTTCTGGTGGGTTGTCATCATTTGAATCGATGCAGCAG GAGAAAGACAATTTGAAAACTATCATTGATATGATAGACATGTACCATCCTAATGTAATATTAGTTGAGAAATCAGTTTCCCGTGATATACAAGAGTCTATTCTAGCAAAAGGAATTACACTGGTATTTGATATGAAGCTCCACCGCTTGGAGAGAGTTGCCCGTTGTATTGGCTCGCCTATCTTGGCCTCGGAGGTTGGAATAGGTCAAAGACTAAGGCAGTGTGACTCCTTTCATATTGAAAAGTTTGTAGAAGAATATGCTCCTCCAAAGGAaggtgggaaaaaacaaagcaaaacatTGATGTTCCTTGAGGGTGCTCCTACTCGGCTTGCTTGCACA ATTCTGCTGATGGGAGCAAACAGTgatgaattaaaaagaattaaatgtGTAATACGGTGTGCAGTTGTCATGGCATATCATTTGATGCTTGAGACTTCTTTCCTTTTGGATCAGACTGCTATGTTCTCCACGATTTCTCCCAATGAAGTGGTTGATTTAGCACTGACTGATATAAAGTCAACATTGGTAGGGACATATGATTCGACCGCTTTTGCTGATAAGCCATGTAATGCAGAAGTGAACAAGCCACTTGCACTTAATTTTCACATGTCTGATCAGTTCCATAAGGACAAGTCGCAGAATCTAATCTCATCAGAAGGCAATTCTTCATTGTCATTCGAAGCATGCAATCCTGAAACATTTCCAGGTCTTTCTATTTCAACATCCATCCAAAGAGTTATGGATGacagttttccttttttctccaACTCTCCTCAGAACAAGCAGAGTCAGCTTGATTTCGATAAAACAAATCAGGATGGCCAGGATGGAAAATACAATGTTCAGATCTCAAGTGTTCAAGAGGATAAACACGACAGAGAGAATTTACTCAACAATCAGCAGCCCCATCTGCTAAAATCTTCAGACACATTAGAAAACTGTTGTGATGGTACCAAAGACCAAACACAAGGCAAGGATGAGATCAACTCAGTCTTAGATTCTGAGAGTATTTTGGTTCTGATGTCCAAACGCAATGCCTCACTTGGAAGTATTTGTGAGCACCGTCATTTTTCCCATATTAAGTTTTACCGCAGTTTTGATGTTCCCCTTGGGAAGTTTTTGCAAGAGAATTTGCTCAATCAG AGACTCCAGTGTGATGTTTGCAGCGAACTGCCTGAGGCGCACTTTTACTACTATGCACATCACAATAAACAACTTACGATCCAAGTTCGACGTCTTCCTGCAAGAAAAAGTCTGCCAGGTGAAACTGACGGGAAGCTTTGGATGTGGAGTCGCTGTGGGCGGTGTAAACTCCGTGATGGGAGCCCAAAATCCACAAAAAGGGTATTGATATCCACTGCTGCCCGCGGGTTGTCATTTGGAAAGTTTTTGGAACTGAGTTTTTCAAATCATTCTTCATTCAGTAGTCCATCCTGCTGTGGTCATTCTTACCATAAGGATTTCCTCTACTTCTTTGg ATTGGGGCCCATGGTTGCAATGTTCAAGTACACTCCAGTTTTGACCTACTCAGTTTCGCTTCCATCTCAGATGATACAATTTAACTATTCAGGCGGAGGAGAGTTTCTTAAAAAAGATTCTGAGAAT GTGTACTCGAAAGGGATTTCGATGTTCATTGAGATCGAAAAATGTCTGATGGATCTCAGAAATCGTTATGTTGGGGTAACCCTGAACATTCAAGGTTCAAAGATGGAATTTTCTGATATTGTGGAGATGTTGAGAGAGGAAAGGTCTCAATTTGAG gtTGAGGTTCAAAATGCAACCAATGGAAGTGAGGATGGTGCTGTTTGTAAAATTCTAAGCTTGAATAGAGTCCGATTGGATCTTATGCTGGAATCATGCATATGGGATCGAAGACTACATGCATTGCTCTCTTCAGAATTTAAGGTGATTGATTCTGATTCAGTGAAGGAGGATGACATTTTTGGACAGCCATTAAGTGGGGATGATACTGCTGTTGAAGAAATTTCTGGATCTGAAATCAAACAAGATTTTGAAGAAAGGGATGATTATCCAATTAAAGAAATACCAATTGATGAACATGTAAAAGGATCCACTGGAGATAAATCTACGCCAAATGTGGCAGAAAATGGTGTGGCACCACATATTGGAagattaaatgaaaatggagCTGGAGCCCATGATTTTTTGGTGAAACCTACTCCAGAAGATCATTTTGATTCTGTTGAAGGAAATTCTGTACAGGGTAATCTTGATTCAGCTATGGAATTGCAGACAGGTCGTATAATATCGATATCGTCAGACATTGAAGGGGTTGGTTCTGATCCAAACAATTCATTGAGATTTAAGCAATATCTTTCTATGTTCTCTAACctggaaaatggaaaaggCTGGGTCTGGGCACCCTTTGCAGACATCCGGCGTGAATACATTGAAGATCTCCAGAGAGGATACTTGCCAAAATTTGAATCTTGTAGTAGCTATGATGCAGAGTCTACAGCtcaaaaattgatttctgACGAGGGGTCCAGATTGCACATTCCTCTTGGCGTGGACGACTATATTGTATCTGACTATGAAGATGAATTCTCAAGCATTATAGCCTGTGCATTGACCCTGTTAAAAGACGACGCAGTAGCGACGGACGATCTAACAGTGGATGTTCAAAGAGAAAGAGGAACTGAATCAAAATCCATTGAGGGTTCTCAGAGCCTACCACGAATGTTTTCTTTGGCAGCTCCTAATTGGTCCTCCTTTGGATCTTTCGATTCAGATAGCATGCATTCTCCTTCTGCATCAATGGAAAATCTACATTCTTCTAGTTTCGATGGTTTGAATTTGTTAGAATCATTAGTCTCCTATGGTGCTAGCCATCCAGAAGTCTCTATGGGTTTGGGGAAATATCCAGGGAAGCGTAAATACTCTGTCGTATGTGTATACGCAAGCCAGTTCCGTCAATTGCGAGATCGATGTTGTCCTTCAGAAGTTAATTATATTGCTTCCTTAAGCCGCTGTAGGTATTGGAATGCGAAAGGTGGAAAGAGTAAATCTTTCTTTGCAAAAACTCTAGATGACAGGTTCATCATTAAGGAAATCAAGAGGACAGAGTTTGAGTCCTTCATGAAGTTCGCCACAAACTACTTCGACTACATGAATGAGTGCTATGAGAAAGGAAACCAGACATGTCTTGCTAAGATTCTTGGCATCTACCAG GTTGTGATAAGAGCACCAAAGAATGGGAAGGAAACCAGGCACGATCTCCTAGTGATGGAGAATCTTTCATTTGGTCGACAGATTTCCAAACAGTATGATCTCAAGGGGGCTTTGCATGCTCGATTAACTGCTGAAAATGGTGCTGGAGATGTTCTTTTGGATCAAAATTTTGTGAACGATATGAATATATCACCTCTCTATGTCAGTAGGAAATCAAAGAGGAATCTGCAGCGGGCTGTGTATAACGATACTAATTTTCTCAAT TCGATCAACGTGATGGACTATTCTCTTCTAGTAGGAGTGGATACACAGCGTCGTGAATTGGTGTGTGGTATCATAGACTATCTCAGGCAGTATACTTGGGACAAGCAGCTCGAGAACTGGGTCAAGTCTTCACTCGTTGTTCCCAAAAACCAGCTGCCAACTATCGTCTCTCCAAGAGAATATAAGAAGAGATTTAGGAAGTTCATAGATACATACTTTTTGAGTGTTCCAGATCACTGGTGTTCCCAGAGATCTTCCAACCCTTGCCAACTCTGCGGCCCTTCCTTGGGAAACGGTTCGTTTAATGCAATATCCTCGAAGCCAGGCAGTGAAGATGAAGATTCCTCCCATGGAGCATCTCAAGATCAAGGGACACGTGGAGCTGGTTCTTTAAAATCCCCAGACCATGATGAACAGGACGGCCCCTTTTCGTGA
- the LOC125208567 gene encoding protein DMP2-like codes for MSSNITEHLRGATDPEAEGDFHSADDNENCLDSETSDQEDDVDSSNYIYIINTILSGTARLNVLLPTATILAFSIFAPLLTNDGKCTTLDRWLMGFFLAVSASSCVFFSFTDSFRTSSGRLYYGVATLRGIRNFGGGRARPRLPGEYRLRWSDAYHASLSLVAFLTFALLQSDVLSCYDLVLARKFTNTFPLVVGFVISLLFVLFPSKRRGIGYPFLLQIDNFHNRK; via the coding sequence ATGTCAAGTAACATTACCGAACACCTCAGGGGTGCCACGGACCCTGAGGCCGAGGGTGACTTCCACAGCGCAGACGACAACGAAAACTGCCTCGACAGCGAAACCTCCGACCAAGAAGACGACGTCGATAGCTCCAACTACATATACATCATCAACACAATCCTGAGCGGCACTGCCCGTCTCAACGTCCTGCTTCCCACGGCCACCATCCTTGCCTTCTCCATCTTCGCCCCGTTACTGACCAACGACGGCAAATGCACCACGTTGGACCGGTGGCTGATGGGATTTTTCCTGGCCGTGTCGGCCAGCTCGTGCGTGTTCTTCTCGTTCACGGACAGTTTCAGGACGAGCAGCGGCCGGCTCTACTATGGGGTGGCCACGCTCCGTGGGATAAGGAACTTTGGGGGAGGGCGGGCCCGGCCACGCCTCCCGGGGGAGTATAGGCTGCGGTGGAGCGACGCGTACCACGCATCGCTCTCGTTGGTTGCGTTCCTTACCTTTGCATTGCTGCAGAGTGATGTGCTGAGCTGCTATGATCTGGTTTTGGCAAGGAAGTTCACTAATACTTTTCCACTTGTGGTTGGTTTTGTGATTAGTCTTCTCTTTGTGTTGTTCCCTTCAAAGAGGAGAGGCATTGGGTATCCTTTCCTGCTGCAGATTGATAATTTCCACAACAGAAAATGA